One Candidatus Margulisiibacteriota bacterium genomic window carries:
- a CDS encoding zinc ribbon domain-containing protein: protein MPLIKCLECGQEISDQAPSCPHCGYVFKQEPANQTVAVNGVPDLNIEKIVKTGKTWKMLKLISWVGGVIGLLMALGSSDGSFAKTFGWTLLIACVILFIVAKFGNWWERG, encoded by the coding sequence ATGCCATTAATTAAATGTTTAGAGTGCGGTCAGGAAATTTCCGACCAGGCTCCCAGCTGCCCGCATTGTGGCTATGTTTTTAAACAAGAGCCAGCTAATCAAACTGTTGCGGTTAATGGAGTGCCAGATCTTAATATTGAAAAAATTGTTAAAACTGGCAAAACTTGGAAAATGTTAAAATTGATTTCTTGGGTTGGCGGAGTAATTGGACTTTTAATGGCTCTTGGCAGTAGCGATGGCTCATTTGCTAAAACTTTCGGATGGACTCTTCTTATTGCCTGTGTCATATTATTTATTGTCGCTAAGTTTGGTAATTGGTGGGAAAGGGGTTAA
- a CDS encoding ATP-binding protein, translating to MIRKVKFSNFYSFQKEQEINFLASKKKTYDYFTSKSEDQITKVAGFIGGNASGKTNVMRLFSFLSYFVCRNVEKENTLVKDIAYKTFFNNEEKSHFYIEFESDDYIFYYDVNIKKNIILQESLSAKKIEKNSRVIKIFSREDHHIVNLDKKYFKNIVVNSIPKIREDVSFIAFVKKMSYSVDIIDKVYNYFLNFKTNINERGEINNDFHQIKTLQTYLQDKELKEEMETFIRNFDIGLSGFKIKKEEKKDGIVVSVRGIHTTNSKNNELDLSYESRGTQSLFFAMANILSALKNSSIIIIDEIESGFHPEALNKLIGYFIDENLDKTAQLIFSSHSLGFMNKLDMHQIFLTEKNNKSESSVLRLNKIKGIRPDENFLSKYMSGVYGAFPKIRV from the coding sequence ATGATAAGAAAAGTAAAATTTAGCAATTTCTATTCTTTTCAAAAAGAACAAGAAATTAATTTTTTAGCGAGCAAAAAAAAGACTTATGATTATTTTACATCAAAGTCTGAAGATCAAATAACTAAAGTCGCCGGTTTTATTGGTGGTAATGCTTCTGGCAAAACAAATGTGATGAGACTTTTTAGTTTTTTGAGTTATTTTGTGTGCAGAAATGTAGAAAAGGAAAATACACTTGTTAAAGATATTGCTTATAAAACATTTTTTAATAACGAGGAAAAATCTCACTTTTATATTGAGTTTGAGTCTGATGATTATATATTTTACTATGATGTAAATATAAAGAAAAATATAATTTTGCAGGAATCTCTTTCTGCAAAAAAAATTGAAAAAAATTCAAGAGTTATAAAAATATTTTCTAGAGAAGATCATCATATTGTCAATTTGGATAAAAAATATTTTAAAAATATTGTAGTAAATTCAATTCCAAAAATAAGAGAAGACGTTTCTTTTATTGCCTTTGTTAAAAAAATGTCTTATTCCGTAGATATAATAGATAAAGTTTATAATTATTTTCTTAATTTTAAGACAAATATTAATGAAAGAGGGGAAATCAATAATGATTTTCATCAAATTAAAACACTGCAGACTTATTTGCAAGATAAAGAATTAAAAGAAGAAATGGAAACATTTATTAGAAACTTTGATATTGGTTTAAGTGGATTTAAAATCAAGAAAGAAGAAAAAAAAGATGGGATTGTTGTTTCAGTAAGAGGCATACATACAACGAATTCAAAAAACAATGAATTAGATTTAAGCTACGAGTCCAGAGGGACACAATCTTTATTTTTTGCAATGGCAAATATTTTAAGTGCTTTGAAAAATAGCAGTATTATAATTATAGATGAAATTGAATCCGGGTTTCATCCAGAGGCATTAAACAAATTAATTGGATATTTTATTGATGAAAATTTAGACAAAACTGCCCAATTAATTTTTTCATCCCATTCCCTTGGTTTTATGAATAAACTGGATATGCATCAAATATTTTTGACAGAAAAAAATAATAAAAGTGAAAGTTCTGTTTTAAGATTGAATAAAATTAAAGGGATTAGACCAGATGAAAATTTTTTATCAAAATATATGTCCGGTGTTTATGGAGCTTTTCCAAAAATTAGGGTATAA
- a CDS encoding DUF4145 domain-containing protein: protein MHDNIKWANSTYKCPHCKALATFSCEFSAKGYFNGIYYPISVWRCHYCDRAIFIKNEPTRYENDSKQLQIEIVFPSDEPEVDKRVPEGIANDYIEAVKCFNISSYKASVVMARRSIQKMCVNLGADKNKKLYQQIDELKNAGKLHPDLADIATEVRFLGNDGAHPENDGLDEIIIEDAKEILDFTLELLDDLYVRPEKVKEMKSKRVAKQVTAQAQ, encoded by the coding sequence ATGCACGATAATATTAAATGGGCTAATTCAACATATAAATGTCCACACTGTAAAGCTTTAGCAACATTTTCATGTGAGTTTAGCGCTAAGGGATATTTTAATGGTATTTATTATCCGATAAGTGTCTGGCGTTGCCATTATTGCGATAGAGCCATTTTTATTAAAAACGAGCCAACGAGATATGAAAATGACAGTAAACAATTGCAAATTGAAATTGTTTTTCCATCCGATGAGCCAGAAGTTGATAAAAGAGTCCCGGAAGGGATAGCTAATGATTATATTGAAGCAGTAAAATGTTTTAATATCTCTTCTTATAAGGCTAGTGTTGTTATGGCCAGAAGATCTATCCAGAAAATGTGTGTTAATTTAGGTGCAGATAAAAATAAAAAATTATATCAACAAATTGACGAACTTAAGAATGCAGGAAAACTTCACCCAGATTTGGCAGATATTGCTACCGAAGTGCGATTTTTAGGTAATGATGGTGCTCATCCCGAAAATGACGGGTTGGATGAAATAATAATTGAAGATGCTAAAGAAATTCTAGATTTTACATTAGAATTACTTGATGATTTGTATGTAAGACCGGAAAAGGTTAAAGAAATGAAAAGCAAAAGAGTGGCAAAACAAGTCACGGCTCAAGCTCAATAG